The nucleotide window TGATGCTTGTTGCGATAGTATGAAGGAAATAGAATTATTCCATCCGTTACTTCAAAAGGTTGTCAGGGAAGAGGGGTTGAAAGAGCTTACAGAACCCCAATCGAAAGCAATACCTGAGATATTAAAAGGAAAAAATTGCTTGCTGATAGCCCCGACTGGCATGGGAAAAACAGAAGCGGCACTCCTGCCCATTTTCAATCTCTTTCTAAAGGAAGGCAAGGCAAAGGGAATATGGGTATTGTACATAACACCTCTACGCGCCCTCAACAGGGACATGCTCCGCCGGACAATTTCATGGGGAAATAAGCTCGGTATAGACATAGCGGTTCGCCATGGTGACACTACGAAAAAGGAAAGAAAGAGGCAATCATTGCATCCGCCTGACATGCTCATCACAACTCCTGAAACGCTCCAGATACTTTTTACGGGAAGAAATTTAAGGAATAGTTTGAAAGATGTGAGATGGGTAGTCATTGACGAAGTTCATGAACTTGCAGGAGAAGAAAGAGGGGCACAACTTTCCGTCGCCCTTGAAAGACTGCAAGAAATATCAGGTAATTTTCAGCGCATAGGGCTTTCCGCTACTGTTGGAACGCCGCATGAGGTTGCAAAATTTTTTGGGGGAGGAAGAAAAGTCGAGGTAATAGAGGTAAATGCCGGGAAAGAGATGGAAATCGATGTGGAATTTCCTGAAGTAAAGGGAAATGACAAAAAAATAGCCGAAAAGCTGGAGTGCGACATTAAATCTGCTTCTGTGGCGAGGAGGATTGAAGAAATAATGGAGAAGCATAGTTCCATTCTTTTTTTTGTGAATACAAGAGATACTGCAGAATTGCTTGCCGCCCACCTTCACGGAATCGGATTGCCTATAGAAGTACATCACGGTTCATTGTCAAGGGAATCACGGATAGAGGCCGAGGAAAAGTTTAAGGAAGCGAAGATAAAATCGCTGATTTGCACCTCGTCTCTGGAACTGGGCATAGATGTCGGGCATACCGACTTTGTAATGCAGTATAATTCACCCAGGCAGGTGACAAGACTAGTGCAGAGAATTGGCAGAAGCGAACACCATGCCGGCGGTACCGCAAGGGGAAAAATACTTGCGGCAAATCCCGAGGATTTTGTGGAGAGCGTTATAATCACCCGAAAAGCGATTGACGGCGAACTCGAAAAAACAAGGATAAGAAAAAATCCGTTAGCTGTTCTTGCAAACCAGATACTTTCCATCACGACGGAATACGGAAAAATAGAAAGCAGTAGAATGTATGAAATTATAAGGAGGGCGTACCCTTTCAGAACTCTGGACGAAAATAAATTTTTACAGGTGCTGAAACAGTTAGAGAACCAGCGCATAATATGGTATGACGGAAATACCATTGGAAGAAAAAGAAAAACAAGAAATTATTTTCTTGAAAACATATCCATGATTCCAGATGAAAAAAGCGTGGAAGTATATGACATATCCACAAACAAAAAAATCGGCACGCTGGATGAAAGTTTTGTATTGAACTACTGCAAACCGGGGGCGAGATTTATCATGGAAGGGAG belongs to Candidatus Thermoplasmatota archaeon and includes:
- a CDS encoding DEAD/DEAH box helicase, yielding MKEIELFHPLLQKVVREEGLKELTEPQSKAIPEILKGKNCLLIAPTGMGKTEAALLPIFNLFLKEGKAKGIWVLYITPLRALNRDMLRRTISWGNKLGIDIAVRHGDTTKKERKRQSLHPPDMLITTPETLQILFTGRNLRNSLKDVRWVVIDEVHELAGEERGAQLSVALERLQEISGNFQRIGLSATVGTPHEVAKFFGGGRKVEVIEVNAGKEMEIDVEFPEVKGNDKKIAEKLECDIKSASVARRIEEIMEKHSSILFFVNTRDTAELLAAHLHGIGLPIEVHHGSLSRESRIEAEEKFKEAKIKSLICTSSLELGIDVGHTDFVMQYNSPRQVTRLVQRIGRSEHHAGGTARGKILAANPEDFVESVIITRKAIDGELEKTRIRKNPLAVLANQILSITTEYGKIESSRMYEIIRRAYPFRTLDENKFLQVLKQLENQRIIWYDGNTIGRKRKTRNYFLENISMIPDEKSVEVYDISTNKKIGTLDESFVLNYCKPGARFIMEGRAWEVIRNDEYLTVSPTKRTHMVPDWAGEEIPVPFEVAQEVGKTRRMVAEKKVKDESGIIEMEINEQIRYNFLVPTDKLVTIEEGEGIVYINTHFGSRTNEAAGRIIASLLAQRLGESITMNSDAYRIYLRVTHPINPEMVREIMLNTNPEGIEELMRIVLKKSTFIRWELIKVARKFGVLGRDADYKKISVEKIVDVFEGLPLMEEVVDRFMWDKMDVEHSKQVFREMQKGNISIKIQGISPFALEGEKAKGEIFHPAGLDPVILTSLKKRLMNVHISLTCMNCSYEWNTTVGRVRPICPRCSGKMIAVVKGHKIGDVSNKSLVKSASLVASYGKKAIMVLAGYGIGPDTAARILGKQKDGDGLLKEILKAEINYSKTRRFWD